The Leptospira kmetyi serovar Malaysia str. Bejo-Iso9 genome includes a window with the following:
- a CDS encoding shikimate kinase yields MKKNFALIGPRGVGKSKVSRKLSKITGMPVVSTDMIAVYEIGGISIPDFIQKNDGDWRAFRDLEFRILEKLKSSQGIILDCGGGILFDLDAKGKEILSTRKTELLKSIATVFGLSRPVESLVEKIQNDPTRPPLSAVTSYRNILESRLPFYRNASDFYLDIDDLKVEEICSRILQKIEY; encoded by the coding sequence TTGAAAAAAAATTTCGCTTTGATCGGCCCGAGAGGGGTCGGAAAATCCAAGGTCTCTCGCAAACTTTCCAAAATAACGGGAATGCCCGTGGTTTCCACCGACATGATCGCCGTGTATGAGATCGGCGGGATTTCCATTCCGGACTTCATCCAAAAAAACGACGGAGATTGGAGAGCGTTTCGCGATTTAGAATTTAGAATCTTAGAAAAACTAAAATCTTCGCAAGGAATCATTCTCGATTGTGGAGGCGGGATTTTATTTGATTTGGATGCCAAAGGAAAAGAAATTCTCAGCACTCGAAAAACCGAACTTCTAAAATCGATCGCGACCGTTTTCGGTTTGTCTCGTCCCGTTGAGTCTTTGGTTGAAAAAATCCAAAATGATCCTACCCGGCCTCCGCTCAGCGCCGTAACTTCCTACCGAAATATCCTCGAAAGCCGTCTTCCATTCTACCGAAATGCCTCCGATTTTTATCTGGATATAGATGATTTGAAGGTCGAAGAGATCTGTTCTAGAATTCTGCAGAAAATCGAATATTGA
- a CDS encoding tyrosine-type recombinase/integrase: MSELEVPKKNKNSIERLTKIIRQRNYKKATAYTYLKYNIDFLHFADKPAEKITLKDLNRYMDHLRKRKVSSSTIQINVSSLKMFFEDVMKMDLFRDFQRPVREYNNPNAITYKEMQNILRTASINAKHELMCGLVYFGGLRVGELISLRWAHLDSKRKSIQIKSSALAQPRTVEIPAELGVLIKKYEREALTSANSYLFPGKSMGSHTTSRNVERIISEIGRSSGIPSPVTVFTLRHSRALHLIADGSSLNHVKDFLGHKTLASTESYIPVKKNLRASVREKSRQDALKNIRKKFRTG; the protein is encoded by the coding sequence ATGTCAGAATTGGAAGTTCCAAAAAAGAACAAAAACTCGATCGAAAGACTCACGAAGATTATCCGCCAGAGAAACTATAAAAAAGCTACGGCTTATACTTACCTAAAATATAATATAGATTTTCTGCATTTTGCGGATAAACCCGCGGAAAAGATAACCTTAAAGGATCTGAACCGTTATATGGATCACTTAAGGAAGAGAAAAGTGTCCTCTTCCACCATCCAAATCAACGTAAGCTCCTTGAAAATGTTCTTCGAAGACGTGATGAAGATGGATCTGTTCCGCGATTTTCAAAGACCGGTGCGGGAATACAACAACCCGAACGCGATCACTTATAAAGAAATGCAGAATATTCTAAGAACTGCATCTATCAACGCGAAACACGAACTGATGTGCGGTCTCGTATATTTCGGAGGACTTCGCGTCGGAGAATTGATTTCGCTTCGATGGGCGCATCTCGATTCCAAAAGAAAATCGATTCAGATCAAATCGTCCGCGCTCGCGCAACCCAGAACGGTGGAGATCCCGGCGGAACTCGGAGTTCTCATCAAAAAGTATGAAAGAGAGGCTTTGACTTCGGCGAATTCCTATCTGTTTCCGGGAAAGAGTATGGGATCTCATACCACTTCGAGAAACGTGGAAAGAATCATCTCCGAAATCGGAAGAAGCTCCGGAATTCCGAGCCCGGTCACCGTATTTACTCTGAGACACAGCAGAGCCTTACATTTGATTGCGGACGGTTCTTCCTTAAATCACGTAAAGGATTTTCTCGGTCATAAAACTCTGGCGAGCACGGAGTCTTACATTCCGGTTAAGAAAAATCTCAGAGCCTCGGTGCGGGAAAAATCGAGACAAGACGCTTTGAAGAACATCCGTAAAAAGTTCAGAACCGGTTAA